In Campylobacter showae CSUNSWCD, one genomic interval encodes:
- a CDS encoding tetratricopeptide repeat protein, with protein MAQNDDENVVILEESEANTELSDKAPQQEEQESNEGDDLVSLDELEPVTPEQPADAKEDDKKSKKKLFIIAGSAGALVIILAVVLFFVFRGEKKPPIDEKQIVKDIEEHYESQKFGSSKIDDMIAKANLLYEKGNKFEALKIYENIAVYNQSLSNYNLGVSQMRQGKFEDALKSFKKAIDNNENVAVSAINAAVSSLELKNEQNFNYYINLASSFLYKEADSPLYNYYYALINYYKGQYVEALAALSHAENGYYKDRYDYLAAKILSFIGDDAEAIKKLEAQKEFDADLALGMLYARLGQYEKARNRLNLALNKGGDSNKINSMIAIINLKDGNFEAAANEIKAVFHEDPLFLNANFPIKTILKPELFDVNLAQAHFRNDLFFDKTKRYETLFYFAPYKVFDPNQTINYIRKGGVSLFLDDASAAGNYLNASGALSKVNLELSSAIANALNYKLKQANAQFASLISLYPEHSVLHYDLALSYAQLGNFSMAAKHFIMSYHLDPTNHLAGVLGAIANDINAVDNAKLLQEISENLDHDASSKDAPVSQALMALIANNSGALMRWLEQEKEETALNLAFDAIIAKMTDKSEEFAKKTQILKAKLPEDIVANILDFIANYKDEGIKKYVEQIQIYFHDKRLNDAAFYHGANIIKEQYIKLLQISGLLNYEREKIKALLKQDANNADLLQTLAYIDIFTNDFEESYQIYNRIIDEFKINDAGTLFLAAVAAIGSNHPQNATALLELSKLTDPNAMESRVALGHLYQEIDNIEAATIQYGLIKDPNFKSKFVDFMIDYEKLKK; from the coding sequence GTGGCGCAAAACGACGATGAAAACGTAGTAATCCTCGAAGAGTCTGAAGCCAATACCGAGCTAAGCGACAAAGCGCCGCAACAAGAAGAGCAAGAAAGCAATGAAGGCGACGATCTAGTTTCGCTTGATGAACTAGAGCCGGTAACCCCGGAACAGCCGGCAGATGCAAAAGAAGACGATAAAAAAAGCAAGAAAAAGCTTTTTATCATCGCAGGATCGGCGGGCGCGCTCGTCATCATCTTGGCAGTAGTTTTGTTTTTCGTTTTTAGAGGCGAGAAAAAGCCGCCGATAGACGAAAAACAGATCGTAAAAGATATCGAAGAGCACTACGAGTCGCAAAAATTCGGTAGCTCCAAGATCGATGATATGATCGCTAAGGCAAATTTACTCTACGAAAAGGGCAATAAATTTGAGGCTCTGAAAATCTACGAAAACATCGCAGTTTACAACCAAAGCCTCTCAAACTATAATCTCGGCGTTTCACAGATGAGACAGGGCAAATTTGAAGACGCGCTAAAAAGCTTTAAAAAAGCTATCGACAATAACGAAAACGTCGCCGTTAGCGCCATAAACGCCGCAGTTAGCTCACTGGAGCTAAAAAACGAGCAAAATTTTAACTACTACATAAATCTCGCAAGCTCGTTTTTATATAAAGAAGCAGACTCCCCGCTATACAACTACTACTACGCGCTCATAAACTACTATAAAGGCCAATACGTCGAGGCTCTAGCGGCCCTATCGCACGCTGAAAACGGCTACTACAAAGACCGCTACGACTACCTCGCGGCTAAAATTTTAAGCTTTATCGGCGACGACGCCGAAGCGATAAAAAAGCTAGAAGCCCAAAAAGAATTTGACGCAGATCTAGCTCTTGGTATGCTTTACGCAAGGCTCGGGCAATATGAAAAGGCCAGAAATAGGCTAAATTTAGCACTCAACAAAGGCGGCGACTCAAATAAAATAAACTCGATGATAGCCATCATCAACCTAAAAGACGGCAATTTTGAAGCTGCGGCCAATGAAATAAAAGCTGTTTTTCACGAAGATCCGTTATTTTTAAATGCGAATTTCCCGATCAAAACGATCCTAAAACCAGAGCTTTTTGACGTAAATTTAGCTCAGGCGCACTTTAGAAACGACCTGTTTTTTGATAAAACCAAACGCTACGAGACGCTATTTTACTTCGCGCCTTATAAGGTTTTTGACCCGAACCAAACGATAAACTACATAAGAAAGGGCGGAGTGAGCCTGTTTTTGGACGACGCAAGCGCGGCGGGCAACTACCTAAACGCTAGCGGCGCGCTCTCAAAGGTAAATTTAGAGCTATCCTCAGCCATCGCAAACGCCCTAAACTACAAGCTAAAGCAGGCCAACGCACAGTTTGCCTCGCTCATCTCGCTCTATCCCGAGCACTCGGTTTTACACTACGACCTAGCGCTTAGCTACGCGCAGCTAGGCAACTTTAGCATGGCGGCAAAGCACTTTATCATGAGCTACCACCTAGACCCTACAAATCATCTAGCAGGCGTGCTAGGCGCTATCGCAAACGACATAAATGCCGTAGATAACGCCAAACTACTACAAGAAATTTCTGAAAATCTCGACCACGACGCAAGCTCAAAAGACGCACCCGTAAGCCAAGCTCTAATGGCGCTCATCGCAAACAATAGCGGTGCTTTAATGCGCTGGCTAGAGCAAGAAAAGGAAGAGACTGCGCTAAATTTGGCCTTTGACGCGATAATCGCAAAGATGACCGACAAGAGTGAGGAGTTTGCCAAAAAGACGCAAATTTTAAAGGCTAAGCTACCCGAAGATATAGTAGCAAATATTCTTGATTTTATCGCAAACTACAAGGATGAGGGCATCAAAAAATACGTCGAGCAGATACAAATTTACTTCCACGACAAACGGCTAAACGACGCTGCGTTTTACCACGGCGCAAACATCATCAAAGAGCAATACATCAAGCTTTTGCAAATCTCGGGCCTGCTAAACTACGAACGCGAGAAGATAAAGGCGCTGCTAAAACAAGACGCTAATAACGCCGACTTGCTCCAGACGCTAGCCTACATCGACATTTTTACGAACGATTTTGAGGAGAGCTATCAGATCTACAACCGCATAATCGACGAATTTAAGATAAACGACGCAGGTACGCTGTTTCTAGCTGCCGTGGCCGCCATCGGCTCAAACCACCCACAAAACGCCACCGCGCTTTTAGAGCTATCAAAGCTCACCGATCCAAACGCGATGGAAAGCCGCGTGGCACTGGGGCACCTATATCAAGAGATCGATAACATCGAAGCCGCAACGATACAATACGGACTAATAAAAGATCCAAATTTTAAAAGCAAATTCGTGGATTTTATGATTGATTACGAGAAACTTAAAAAGTAG
- the serS gene encoding serine--tRNA ligase, whose product MINLKLLETNYDEFVKKLEGKNVKASLLDELLQTFNELKQKRKELENFQAIQNAKSKELGVKARAGEDVSELKSELNLNKTALAEADEIVKKCEEKLEQISFNVPNITDDDVPFGKDEDDNVCLKTVLEPTKFDFTPKEHWELGESLGWLDFERGAKLSGSRFTVLRGIGARLSRALVNYMIDFNSARGFELVNVPYLVSSNTLFGTGQLPKFEEDLYKVRDEDLYLIPTSEVPVTNLYNDTIIDASELPIKMTCYSACFRQEAGSAGRDTRGMIRQHQFEKVELVSITTPDQSEGVLAEMVACASDLLTSLGLPHRHMLLCSGDLGFSAAKTIDLEVWLPGQGKYREISSISNTRDFQARRAKIRFKDGKKNTLANTLNGSSLAVGRTLIAIMENYQKADGTIEIPEVLKRYM is encoded by the coding sequence ATGATAAATTTAAAACTACTTGAGACAAACTACGATGAATTCGTAAAAAAACTAGAGGGCAAAAATGTTAAAGCTAGCTTGCTAGACGAGCTTTTGCAGACTTTTAACGAGCTAAAGCAAAAACGCAAAGAGCTTGAAAATTTCCAAGCTATCCAAAATGCAAAGAGCAAGGAGCTAGGCGTAAAAGCAAGAGCTGGCGAGGACGTGAGTGAGCTTAAGAGTGAGCTAAATTTAAACAAAACTGCCCTTGCTGAGGCTGACGAGATCGTTAAAAAATGCGAAGAAAAGCTTGAGCAAATTTCATTTAACGTGCCAAATATCACCGACGATGACGTGCCATTTGGCAAGGACGAGGACGATAACGTCTGCCTAAAAACGGTGCTTGAGCCAACTAAATTTGACTTCACACCAAAAGAGCACTGGGAGCTTGGCGAGAGCCTTGGCTGGCTTGACTTTGAAAGGGGCGCAAAGCTCTCAGGATCTCGCTTTACCGTCCTTCGTGGCATAGGAGCAAGGCTTAGTAGAGCGCTTGTTAATTACATGATCGACTTTAACAGCGCACGCGGCTTTGAGCTTGTAAACGTCCCTTATCTAGTAAGCTCAAACACGCTTTTTGGCACAGGTCAGCTGCCTAAATTTGAAGAGGATCTTTATAAAGTGCGTGACGAGGACCTCTATCTTATCCCAACTAGCGAAGTGCCTGTGACAAATTTATACAACGACACCATCATCGATGCCAGCGAGCTGCCTATAAAGATGACTTGCTACTCAGCATGCTTCCGCCAAGAGGCAGGCTCAGCAGGACGTGACACGAGGGGCATGATACGCCAGCACCAGTTTGAAAAGGTCGAGCTTGTAAGTATCACAACGCCTGATCAAAGCGAGGGCGTGCTTGCTGAAATGGTAGCGTGCGCGAGCGACCTACTAACTAGCCTTGGGCTGCCTCACCGCCATATGCTACTTTGCAGTGGCGATCTAGGCTTTAGCGCAGCAAAGACGATAGATCTTGAGGTTTGGCTACCAGGTCAAGGCAAATATAGAGAGATCAGCTCTATCTCTAATACTCGTGATTTTCAAGCAAGACGCGCAAAAATTCGTTTTAAAGACGGCAAGAAAAATACACTTGCAAACACGCTAAATGGCTCGAGCTTGGCTGTTGGTAGGACGCTAATAGCGATAATGGAAAACTACCAAAAAGCTGACGGCACTATCGAAATTCCAGAAGTTCTTAAAAGGTATATGTAG
- the trpS gene encoding tryptophan--tRNA ligase, whose translation MRVLTGLQPSGKLHLGNYFASIKQMVDMQEKNEMFMFIANYHAMTSLSEAKALKQNTFDAACAFLALGIDPNKSIFWVQSDVKDVLELYWVLSQHTPMGLLERAHSYKDKVAKGLSSHHGLFSYPVLMAADILLYNAQVVPVGKDQIQHVEIARDIAIKFNNEHGEIFTLPEAKIDENVATVPGTNGEKMSKSYGNTIDIFADAKTLKKQISSIVTDGTPLEEPKQWQNCNVYNIAKLFLDESGQRDLQARYERGGEGHGHFKAYLNELVWDYFKEAREKFEHCQNNPDEVAKILDIGAKKAQNVAHETIEKVHEAVGIYR comes from the coding sequence ATGAGAGTATTAACCGGCCTCCAACCAAGCGGAAAGCTGCATTTAGGCAACTATTTTGCCTCGATAAAGCAGATGGTTGATATGCAAGAAAAAAACGAAATGTTTATGTTTATAGCAAACTACCACGCGATGACCAGTCTTAGCGAGGCAAAGGCGCTAAAGCAAAACACTTTTGACGCTGCGTGTGCCTTTTTGGCGCTTGGGATCGACCCAAATAAGAGCATTTTTTGGGTACAAAGCGACGTCAAAGACGTGCTTGAGCTTTACTGGGTGCTAAGCCAGCACACGCCGATGGGCCTACTTGAGCGCGCGCACAGCTACAAAGACAAGGTCGCAAAGGGCCTTAGCTCGCACCACGGACTCTTTAGCTATCCAGTTTTGATGGCGGCTGATATCTTGCTTTATAACGCACAGGTCGTGCCTGTGGGCAAGGACCAGATCCAACATGTCGAGATCGCACGTGATATTGCGATCAAATTTAACAACGAACATGGCGAAATTTTCACTCTGCCTGAGGCAAAGATCGATGAAAACGTAGCCACAGTGCCTGGCACAAACGGCGAAAAGATGAGCAAAAGCTATGGCAACACGATCGATATCTTTGCCGATGCCAAAACGCTTAAAAAGCAAATTTCAAGCATCGTGACTGATGGCACGCCGCTTGAAGAGCCAAAGCAGTGGCAAAACTGCAACGTCTATAATATCGCAAAGCTTTTCTTAGACGAGAGCGGACAGCGCGACTTGCAAGCTAGATATGAGCGTGGCGGCGAGGGACACGGACACTTTAAAGCCTATCTAAACGAGCTTGTTTGGGACTATTTCAAAGAGGCGAGAGAGAAATTTGAGCACTGTCAAAATAATCCTGACGAGGTGGCTAAAATTTTAGATATAGGTGCTAAAAAAGCTCAAAATGTAGCTCACGAAACGATAGAAAAAGTGCATGAAGCAGTTGGAATTTACAGATAA
- a CDS encoding shikimate kinase: protein MSKNLVFIGFMGVGKGTVARHIAKKTGKLFLDTDELIESEQNLKVKEIFEKKGEEYFRKCEAKLAKKLAKNVKSSVIAAGGGFAKVKGLKKIGKIIYLKSSFEAILKRIDESGEAQMHYAKRPLLKDLNAAKKLFDERKKMYKSVADLIIDVEGKELEQVAKEIETELKSRKRTK, encoded by the coding sequence GTGAGTAAAAATTTAGTTTTCATCGGCTTTATGGGCGTTGGCAAAGGCACGGTAGCAAGGCATATCGCAAAAAAAACGGGCAAGCTGTTTTTAGACACCGATGAGCTGATCGAAAGCGAGCAAAATTTAAAAGTTAAAGAAATTTTTGAGAAAAAAGGCGAGGAGTATTTTAGAAAATGCGAGGCAAAACTCGCTAAAAAGCTAGCCAAAAACGTCAAATCCTCGGTGATCGCAGCTGGCGGCGGCTTTGCAAAGGTCAAAGGCCTTAAAAAAATCGGCAAAATCATCTATCTAAAATCAAGCTTTGAGGCGATTTTAAAGCGCATAGACGAGAGCGGCGAAGCACAGATGCACTATGCTAAGCGCCCGCTTTTAAAGGATTTAAACGCAGCAAAAAAGCTTTTTGACGAGAGAAAAAAGATGTATAAAAGCGTCGCCGATCTCATAATCGACGTCGAAGGCAAAGAGCTGGAGCAAGTCGCGAAAGAGATCGAGACGGAACTAAAATCGAGAAAAAGGACTAAGTAA
- the der gene encoding ribosome biogenesis GTPase Der, protein MQKIILVGKPNVGKSSLFNRLAGRRIAITSDVSGTTRDTNKTIIEIYDRSCVLIDSGGLDDSSELFKNVKAKTLAEARSSDAIIFMVDGKMMPSDEDKALYYALLKLNLPTALVINKVDSKKDELRSYEFANFGAKTSFAISVSHNAGIDELADWIYKQLKDEIRPDVGEDLDEFLENFGDDGEVVREISAREDYERKNIQVGIIGRVNVGKSSLLNALVKESRAVVSDIAGTTIDPVNETFVYEDRIFEFVDTAGIRKRGKIEGIERYALNRTESALELADIALLVLDSSEPLTELDERIAGLAAKFELGVIIVLNKWDKSEEDFDKFSREIRDKFKFLAYAPIISVSALGGKRVHKIYPLILEVYKNYTQKIQTARLNEAIEEAVKAHPIPREKGKSVKIYYAVQFGFAPPKIALVMNRPRALHFSYKRYLTNKLREKFDLSGTPIVLIPKNRSGSDEENEGKSE, encoded by the coding sequence TTGCAAAAGATAATTTTAGTCGGCAAGCCAAACGTCGGCAAAAGCTCGCTCTTTAACCGCCTAGCCGGCAGACGTATAGCCATCACCAGCGACGTTAGCGGTACGACGCGAGATACGAACAAAACGATTATAGAAATTTATGACAGAAGCTGCGTTTTGATCGACAGCGGCGGACTGGACGATAGTAGCGAGCTCTTTAAAAACGTCAAGGCAAAAACCCTAGCCGAAGCTAGAAGCTCGGACGCCATAATCTTTATGGTCGACGGCAAAATGATGCCTAGCGATGAGGATAAAGCCCTATACTACGCGCTTTTAAAGCTAAATTTGCCGACAGCGCTCGTGATCAACAAAGTAGATAGCAAAAAAGACGAGCTGCGAAGCTACGAGTTTGCAAATTTCGGCGCAAAAACGAGCTTTGCTATCTCAGTTAGCCACAACGCTGGCATCGACGAGCTAGCAGACTGGATCTACAAACAGCTAAAAGACGAGATCCGCCCAGACGTAGGCGAGGATCTGGACGAGTTTTTAGAAAATTTCGGCGACGACGGCGAGGTGGTTAGGGAGATATCAGCCCGCGAGGACTACGAGCGCAAAAATATCCAAGTAGGCATCATCGGACGCGTGAATGTCGGCAAAAGCTCACTGCTAAATGCGCTAGTAAAAGAGTCCCGCGCGGTCGTGAGCGACATAGCCGGCACGACGATAGACCCGGTAAACGAGACTTTCGTTTATGAGGATAGGATTTTTGAGTTCGTCGATACGGCTGGCATCAGAAAACGCGGCAAGATAGAAGGCATCGAAAGATACGCGCTAAACCGCACGGAGTCTGCGCTAGAGCTCGCCGACATCGCGCTTTTGGTGCTTGATAGCTCCGAGCCGCTAACCGAACTTGACGAGCGTATAGCAGGCCTTGCGGCTAAATTTGAGCTCGGCGTCATAATCGTGCTAAACAAATGGGACAAAAGCGAGGAAGATTTTGATAAATTTAGCCGCGAGATCAGGGATAAATTTAAATTTCTCGCCTACGCGCCTATAATCAGCGTATCGGCTCTGGGCGGCAAAAGAGTGCATAAAATTTACCCGCTAATTTTAGAAGTTTATAAAAACTACACGCAAAAAATCCAAACCGCAAGGCTAAACGAAGCCATCGAAGAGGCGGTAAAAGCGCATCCTATACCGCGCGAAAAGGGCAAGAGCGTGAAAATTTACTACGCGGTGCAGTTTGGTTTCGCGCCACCAAAAATCGCGCTCGTGATGAACCGTCCGCGCGCCCTGCACTTTAGCTACAAGCGTTATCTAACGAACAAGCTACGCGAAAAATTTGATCTATCTGGCACTCCAATCGTGCTGATCCCGAAAAATCGCAGCGGCTCGGACGAAGAAAACGAGGGTAAAAGTGAGTAA
- a CDS encoding DMT family transporter: MHYNTPKFKGKILFRRYVLHHLGAYYMIIACMFFAAVGGFAKVLSEQMSSIEVVFFRNAVGLAIVLYAIYKRPPTHQKGGQLLVLMFRGFIGTIALFALFYNIAHINLGAAYTFQKTSPIFTAIFAAVFLKEALSKKGWGAIFLGFIGILFIIQPNLGISKTDWLGLWSGVGAALAMLSVRTLRKSYDTSVIVLSFMAWGTALPMLLMGVAEWVKFEPLDFLLSPFVAPNFKGVILIVLMGLAGYFFQFYMTKAYAASKKAGSVAAISYMDVVFSLVVGFFMGDTLPNAAAFFGIMLVVISGIIVARER; this comes from the coding sequence TTGCATTACAATACGCCTAAATTTAAAGGAAAAATTTTGTTTCGTAGATACGTTTTGCACCATTTGGGCGCTTATTATATGATCATCGCGTGTATGTTTTTTGCTGCCGTGGGAGGCTTTGCGAAGGTTTTGAGCGAGCAGATGTCTAGTATCGAGGTCGTATTTTTTAGAAACGCCGTCGGGCTTGCCATCGTGCTTTACGCGATTTACAAAAGGCCGCCGACGCACCAAAAAGGCGGGCAGCTTTTAGTGCTGATGTTTCGTGGATTTATCGGCACGATCGCGCTTTTTGCTCTTTTTTACAACATCGCTCACATAAATTTAGGCGCGGCTTATACTTTTCAAAAAACCAGCCCCATTTTCACGGCGATTTTTGCGGCGGTTTTTTTAAAAGAAGCTCTTAGCAAAAAGGGCTGGGGTGCGATATTTCTGGGCTTTATCGGCATACTTTTTATCATCCAGCCAAATTTAGGCATCAGCAAAACCGACTGGCTGGGTCTTTGGAGCGGCGTAGGGGCGGCGCTTGCGATGCTTAGCGTCAGAACCCTACGCAAAAGCTACGACACGAGCGTCATCGTGCTTAGCTTTATGGCGTGGGGAACGGCTCTGCCGATGCTTTTGATGGGGGTTGCCGAGTGGGTCAAATTTGAGCCTCTAGATTTTTTGCTTTCGCCGTTTGTGGCGCCGAATTTTAAAGGCGTAATCCTAATCGTGCTAATGGGGCTTGCGGGCTATTTTTTCCAGTTTTATATGACGAAGGCGTATGCGGCGAGCAAAAAGGCTGGCTCGGTCGCCGCGATAAGCTATATGGACGTCGTATTTTCGCTCGTAGTGGGCTTTTTTATGGGCGATACGCTACCTAATGCGGCGGCGTTTTTTGGTATAATGCTGGTTGTTATCAGCGGAATAATCGTAGCAAGGGAGAGATAG
- the kdsA gene encoding 3-deoxy-8-phosphooctulonate synthase has translation MILIAGPCVIESEQLVFDVAKRLVKFNEDKRIDFYFKSSFDKANRTSISSFRGPGLEKGCEILAKVKKEFGFKILTDIHESYQAGPVGEVADVLQIPAFLCRQTDLLVAAAKTKAVVNIKKGQFLAASAMKHSVKKVLETRGVSGDGYEVAKKNGVWLTERGSTFGYGNLVVDMRNLVMMREFAPVIFDATHSVQMPSALGEKSGGDSRFVPYLARAAASVGVDGFFYETHINPCEALCDGPNMLNLDELDANIAQIFKIKDALGDAN, from the coding sequence ATGATACTAATAGCAGGGCCTTGCGTCATCGAGAGCGAGCAGCTCGTATTTGACGTGGCAAAAAGGCTAGTTAAATTTAACGAAGATAAGCGGATAGATTTTTATTTCAAATCAAGCTTTGATAAGGCAAATCGCACGAGTATAAGCTCGTTTCGCGGGCCCGGACTTGAAAAAGGGTGTGAAATTTTAGCCAAGGTAAAAAAGGAATTCGGTTTTAAAATTTTAACCGATATCCACGAGAGCTATCAGGCCGGTCCTGTTGGCGAAGTGGCCGACGTGCTGCAAATACCTGCATTTTTATGCCGCCAAACCGATCTGCTCGTGGCTGCGGCTAAGACAAAAGCGGTCGTAAATATCAAAAAAGGGCAGTTTTTGGCAGCGTCTGCGATGAAGCACTCGGTTAAAAAGGTGCTAGAAACGCGCGGCGTGAGTGGCGATGGATACGAGGTTGCAAAGAAAAACGGAGTGTGGCTAACCGAGCGTGGAAGCACCTTTGGATATGGAAATTTAGTCGTTGATATGAGAAATTTGGTGATGATGAGAGAGTTTGCGCCCGTGATTTTTGACGCGACTCACAGCGTGCAGATGCCTAGCGCTCTAGGCGAAAAAAGCGGCGGCGACTCTAGGTTTGTGCCGTATCTTGCAAGAGCAGCAGCTAGCGTTGGGGTAGATGGATTTTTCTATGAGACGCATATAAATCCTTGCGAAGCGCTATGTGACGGACCAAATATGCTAAATTTAGACGAGCTGGATGCAAATATCGCTCAAATTTTTAAGATAAAAGACGCCCTAGGCGATGCAAACTAA
- a CDS encoding DMT family transporter, with translation MQTKGFLWVLGGAVAECGWAYGLKHASSAPEIALTAMLVCVSFTSFIMAMKYLPISITYTVFVGLGAFFVVIAEIVSEFRASGQTPDLLRLFFIATLIAGVLGLKRLKS, from the coding sequence ATGCAAACTAAGGGCTTTTTGTGGGTTTTAGGCGGCGCGGTGGCTGAGTGCGGCTGGGCGTATGGGCTAAAGCATGCATCAAGCGCGCCAGAGATCGCGCTCACTGCGATGCTCGTTTGCGTTAGTTTTACATCCTTTATTATGGCGATGAAATACCTGCCCATTAGTATCACATACACCGTGTTTGTGGGGCTTGGGGCGTTTTTCGTCGTGATCGCCGAGATCGTGAGCGAATTTCGCGCAAGCGGCCAGACGCCAGATTTATTGCGGCTATTTTTTATAGCGACGCTGATCGCGGGCGTGCTGGGGTTAAAAAGGCTAAAATCTTGA
- a CDS encoding DMT family transporter, whose amino-acid sequence MTHVLALLTAGFCEVSGVFFLTKFQKSFGVKKVANFLILVANFAISLWLLSYAMQAMPMSVAYAIWTGIGAVGAVLVGLVFNKEKINLEKALYLSLIIFSVVMLKIV is encoded by the coding sequence TTGACGCATGTTTTGGCTCTTTTGACGGCCGGGTTCTGCGAGGTCTCGGGCGTGTTTTTTCTAACCAAATTTCAAAAAAGCTTCGGCGTGAAAAAGGTGGCAAATTTTTTGATTTTGGTCGCAAATTTTGCCATTTCGCTCTGGCTTTTGAGCTACGCGATGCAGGCTATGCCTATGTCGGTGGCGTACGCGATTTGGACGGGCATCGGAGCGGTCGGTGCAGTGCTAGTTGGTCTGGTTTTTAATAAGGAAAAGATAAATTTAGAAAAGGCTCTTTATTTATCACTCATCATCTTTAGCGTAGTGATGTTAAAGATCGTTTAA
- a CDS encoding cation diffusion facilitator family transporter: MEVVEQVTSRDKSIVKTGIIGIVANAILAAIKAVVGFASGSIAIILDAVNNLSDALSSVITIVGIKIAGKNPDKEHPFGYGRVEYLTAIVIGVIILYTGGTSVVESAKKIIYPSAPSYDLISLVLIAILVVVKFALGIYTQKVGERVNSDSLIASGVDAKFDALISLGTLLAALVFVFFGVSLEAYLGVIISLLLIKAALEILRDAIDKILGARMPSGDSSEIYECVRSFDGVLGAYDLIFNDYGPDKKLGSVHIEVAHDMNAAQIDALTRRIQNEIFAKFNIVLDTIGIYAFDKEDNETRLNIEKIVFGHKFIKQMHGFYINKETSTITFDIVIDFNAPDSSALYREILSQVSSAYPSYKVIITRDTDYNG; the protein is encoded by the coding sequence TTGGAAGTAGTAGAGCAGGTCACGTCGCGAGATAAGAGTATTGTAAAAACAGGTATCATAGGCATAGTGGCAAATGCCATTTTAGCGGCGATCAAAGCAGTTGTGGGCTTTGCAAGTGGCTCGATCGCTATCATCTTAGACGCGGTAAATAACCTAAGCGATGCGCTTTCGTCTGTTATAACTATCGTTGGCATAAAAATAGCCGGCAAAAATCCGGACAAAGAGCACCCATTTGGCTACGGCAGAGTGGAGTATCTAACGGCTATCGTGATAGGCGTGATCATACTTTATACAGGCGGTACCTCTGTGGTCGAGTCGGCTAAAAAGATCATCTATCCAAGTGCTCCAAGCTACGATCTCATCTCACTCGTGCTAATCGCCATTTTGGTGGTGGTCAAATTTGCACTTGGGATCTACACGCAAAAGGTCGGCGAGAGGGTAAATTCTGACTCGCTCATAGCAAGCGGCGTGGATGCGAAATTTGACGCTCTCATCTCTCTTGGTACGCTTTTGGCGGCTTTGGTATTTGTGTTTTTTGGCGTTAGCCTTGAGGCATATCTTGGTGTGATCATATCGCTGCTTCTTATCAAGGCAGCACTTGAAATTTTGCGTGACGCGATAGATAAAATTTTGGGCGCAAGGATGCCTAGTGGCGATAGCTCGGAAATTTATGAGTGTGTACGCTCGTTTGACGGCGTGCTAGGAGCTTATGACCTTATCTTTAACGACTACGGTCCAGACAAGAAGCTAGGTAGCGTGCATATAGAGGTGGCGCACGATATGAACGCCGCGCAGATAGACGCACTTACTAGACGCATACAAAATGAAATTTTTGCGAAATTTAACATTGTTTTAGATACCATTGGCATCTATGCGTTTGATAAAGAGGACAATGAAACAAGGCTAAACATTGAGAAGATAGTTTTTGGGCATAAATTTATCAAACAAATGCATGGATTTTACATAAACAAAGAGACAAGCACGATCACGTTTGATATCGTCATAGACTTTAACGCACCAGATAGCTCGGCACTCTACCGCGAAATTTTATCGCAAGTAAGCAGCGCCTATCCTAGCTACAAGGTCATCATCACGCGTGACACGGACTACAACGGATAG
- the ribH gene encoding 6,7-dimethyl-8-ribityllumazine synthase, which yields MKIIEGNLALKGDEKIAIINARFNHIITDRLVEGAKDAFLRHGGDEKNLTLVLVPGAFEIPMALEKVLASGKFDAVCCVGAVIRGSTPHFDYVSAETTKGIANVTLKYGKPVTFGVLTVDSIEQAIERAGSKAGNKGFEAMTGVIEMLSLYKNLEA from the coding sequence ATGAAAATAATCGAAGGAAATTTAGCTTTAAAAGGCGATGAGAAGATAGCGATCATCAACGCAAGGTTTAACCACATCATCACAGACCGCTTGGTAGAGGGCGCAAAAGACGCATTTTTACGCCACGGTGGCGATGAGAAAAATTTAACATTAGTGCTAGTTCCTGGGGCATTTGAGATACCTATGGCACTTGAAAAGGTGCTTGCAAGCGGTAAATTTGATGCGGTTTGCTGCGTGGGAGCGGTGATACGCGGCTCTACGCCTCACTTTGACTACGTGAGTGCCGAGACGACCAAAGGTATCGCAAACGTCACGCTAAAATACGGCAAACCTGTGACCTTTGGCGTGCTAACGGTAGATAGCATCGAGCAGGCCATCGAGCGAGCGGGCTCAAAGGCCGGAAATAAGGGCTTTGAGGCGATGACAGGCGTGATCGAGATGCTAAGCTTATATAAAAATTTGGAGGCGTAA